The DNA segment GCGAAAATTTTGAATTCATTAAATCAAAACTATGCGTTTAATAAAGAAGCAGATATGCGTTCCCCTTCTCTCCTCCCTTCCCCTTCCTCTCCCCCTCCCGAACCCTTCCCTTTCTCCTTCTCGTTCTCCTCCCttctccttccccttccccttccccttccccttccctttcatatattttgtttagatttttcttcttcttcatccattCCGCACCATTCTCCCAAATCCCTCCGTCTTCAACCtagcccctctctctctcactctctcgaCCTCTCTCTCACCACCGTGGGTCTCTatttctctcgctctctctctctctctctctctctctctctctctctctctctctctcacagacgGTGGcgtgggtctctctctctctcactctcactatCTCTCTTCGGCCACAGCTCCAAGATCAACTTCGGCGTGGGTCTCGACTCTCCAAGACGGAGGTATGTTCCTTTTCATAAAACCCTTCAGATCAACTCATAATTTATTCACAAGGCCATACCTGTGCATCATGATTCATAACCCCAATACAGACCTACAcagaaattaataatatcatttgcTAGCAAATAACCTTCTGTTGTGTGTATTTTTATATTCGGATTTGTTGGGCTGTAATTGCGCTGGTGATAAGAAAATCTTAATCATTTTCTAGTTTTCTTTGATAATGTTTCCTAAAAATGGAAAATCTGTAACTGAGGAGCTCAAGTTTTATCGATTTTCCTCTTCAGCCTTTCTATTATGCCCTgagatattattattagtataagaATTGGTTAAAAAggatgttgggttttttctttttggatggTTGCTGAATTTTCGCCATTATTGGTTAAGATTAATGTGAAGTGTTTTTGGAAAGTATCGTCCTTTTTGGAGGGTTGCTGAATTTTTCCCCATTGCTTTGTTTTATACATTCTTTTGGTTAATGGCTGGAATATTCCTGGCAGAGGGAATAATTTAAGGCCAATTTGCAGTATTAAATTTAGAGACCTAAATGGATGTGGGgggttttttttcttataggaTGTAATTGCACAAAGATTTGGGTGAATGATTTCTTGAATTGAAGGGTTCTTGCTGCTTACTTCATACTCTACAACTCATACTTCTTTTGGAGGACAGATGCATTGGATTGGGTTTAAGTAAATATCCTAGGGTACTTATTTCTGCCATGAACAGCGAGCTACCCACTTCTccattttgtctttaagaatgAAAATGATAGCATGATTCATTTCAGGAATGGTATAAGTTATATCTTTAGAATCTGAATGGTATAAGTTAGGATTAGAAAATAAATGCATTACAGGaattcttaataattaattactcCTATTAATTGCTTTACCTTAATGTTCTGTTCTgtacttattaattaaattggTATCAAAACTAAATTAATAAGATACAATTAATGTAATCATCATTATGACATTTGGGTTATCAATTTGAATTCATAGCATAACAAGATTTGATTTTGGTCAATCCACATCAAACATAACAGGTTTCTGTTGTGATAGAGGTTCGAGTATCATGACCCCATTTttagttttgttgtttttgtcttCCATTGTTATAAACAGTACAGCTTATATttcataatgtttatttttatataatttaataatctttttttcctttttttccagAATTTGATCCCCAATCAAGctttatttatgttgatgatgagtGACTTAAGGCTTATGGTCTACACATTCTatattgtttattgtttatgttatgGATGGCCTATGGGATGTAATGTAGTGGATAGATGAATGGATTTGTGAGAAAGGCTGGATGGtatattcatgtttatttttagtTCATGAATTTGTTTAAAAGGGCTGTATTATTTTCTATGGATCATAATATATGTAGTCattatattcatgtttattttttattgtttatgttatgGATGACTATGGAATGTACGATGGCCTGGGATGTAATGTTTACTGAGAAAGGGGCTGGAAACGggtttcgaaaaaaaaaaaaaaaccgcagATTTTACCCGACCTTAACAAGACCAGACCAGAGAAGTGTGATAATTTGTCACACTTCCTACATTGAGATTTTTTCAGTATGTTTTTTGCTCATATTTTTGCTGCCCATTAAGCTGCAACTTATAACTGTATATATACTCACTTACATGAACGTAGATAATTTTTGTTGATCTCTCATGAATGCTTTTCTCCATCAAATCAGCTCCCAGCTGCAGCTAGTTATAATGGTAAGAAAATAAACTGACCCAAGTAATCAAGTCAGCTCTTTTATTATTGCTCATTTTAGTTGATAGGATGTCAACAGCAaattcttcatcttctcttgGTAACCGTACTTTGGTGAACAACCCAATATGCACTTGTGGCCAACCCGCTTCACTTAGAACTTCAACTACGATGACAAATCCGGGACGATCATTCTTTGGGTGTCCAAAGTATAATAAACAGGTGGAAAGTTAAATAAActaaagtttgtatttttttacagAGCATGTGGTTTGATATCTTTGATTTACATActtaattttttggttttatcagGGATTACCACATTGCAACTACTTCAAATGGGCAGATATcagtgaggaaattgaaatagaACGTATGAAGATCGAAATTCTGAGGTTAAGAAATGAGCAAGAGCttcgaagaagagaggaagagattttgaagaggGAGTTGGAAGTCCACAATGATCGACTGGATATTCAAAAGCAACGAGCAGACATCCGACATGAACGCACACTTCTTCGTAGCTATtgtgtgattttaattttaattgtaatgTACTTCGTACGACCATAGTGAATACTGGTCTGATAATGGGTGattgatatacatattaatgtAGTTGGACAAAAGCTCATCACATGTATATATTAGATCCATGTGTATGTAGTCACCATAGTGACCTTAGTATGTTGTAACCTTCTGAATGTAGCTGGGAACTGGATTATCTACCTGGAGTTACAGATTAGCTGTCCAGATTTGTATGTATTGtggattatttatatatagcagtGTTCGGGTGATTTGAATCGACTAATCTGGACAGTTCTTGCTGCATGTTTTTCAGACAGTGTCAAATTATCTTGTTGTATTGTTGTTTTAGGTGTTGAAACATCTATTAGGTGTTGAAAATGGTAGGTATGTTTCAGATTATGGTGTGGGTGATTGAGAACAAGGCAAGTACCCAAACCTCTATGTCGTTGAGAACTGAGGATGTAGAGAAGATAATTGGAAATCATTATTTGAGCTAATGTATAAAACTGGGGTCACTCGGCCCCATTTTCCAACTGAAGCAGGGCTCCTCCACGTATTCAATGATGTATATTTCATTGCAATGGGACCATTGACTTCCCTGAGTTACAGATTTAGTAACCAATCAATTTGTAACTAGTTTTCAGCATCTGCTTGTAATAAACTGCATAGTTTTGATGGCATGATTAAGACTTGAATATTTATACAAGTGCTACAAGCTTCCATCTACTTTCCCATCATTTTTGTATCAAACTTCATATATTCTTTAGCTCAAAAAATTGTATCTCCCGTATGTATCAACCATTATATACATGTAAATATATACTCATGGCAGTCTCCAAACCTAACATCCAATCCTAGAAACCTTTACTACATACATTCATGTTGACCAAAAACTGCAACCAAGCTATGTACGTCTATACACAAAAACATCAACACGTCTATACACAAAAACAAGTAGACGTCTATACACAAAAACATCAACAGCAAGGCCCGATGCATCTTCATCAATTGGATTTTCAAAGCAATCTTCTTGGTTGACCAAATAAACATGGGGAAGTTGATACATGCAGAATATTTATGAGACCAACTCCTGCAAAGCACAAAACACCATGgtaagcaagaaaataaatatccactgGAAGTAGGCAAGCAAAGCATAAAACACCAATAACCAATGCTATTCAATAACCAATTCCACACAAAATAGGCCAACCCACCCCTTCCACGCCATAGCCAAATACTGAAACAGACCCACAAAAAAAACCAACAGTTTTACAAAATATCTCCGCCCACTTTTCTCCAAATATAGTAGTCTTTATAACCATGTCTGTGTCCCAGACAACGGTTCCAATTGGTGAATATCTACTCCAATATGTACCTGTGAACCATTAAGGCtgaatggttaaaaaaatatctgtTGAGTAGTAACTATATAAGCCAAATTAAAGAGAGTGACCAAGTTAAGAAAGTTACACTTTCTTGAGTATCACTCATTGCAAAACCAAACTGGGTTCCACCATATTCCAACACCTCTGTAGTATTTTGTGGTTGCTAATAATAGATACAAACAAGtagattattttataataaagacATCAATAAAATCAATGGCAATGGCTGCAAACaatagaaaagggaaaaaaaactaGATTACTTTAGAGCACCACCTTACACTCTAAACATGCTAGAGGAAATAAACTGACTCAAACAAGTATGATACCTGAATGTGAATTGTCTCTTCAGTCCCAATATCTACATGTCCAAATAAATTTCTGCATGTTTCTGCTCCATGAGgctataaatcattaaaaataagtttagtaTAACAAACAATTGACCAACATAGATAAATTGTGGTCTTATCAACATGTAATATTGACTCGACCTGTTTACGTTTTCTCTGTTGAGTAGCCTTCTTCGTTGTCGGTCTGACCCGCTCAATCATTGATTTCTTCCTGAGAAATGGTGGTCTGCCTTTCCCTCTCACTTGACGGGGACTCAGTACTTTTTTTGAACTCCCCTCTATGGTGGTATTGACAGGTGTAACTGCAACGTTGGAAGAAGTTTGAAGGGGCAACTTGTTGGTGAGGTAGCCGAGGTTCATTTCATGTAACTTATGTATCATATCCTCGGCATTCTTATCAGATGACGCTGCATTTGTGGCAACCTTGTAGCATACCTTCATGATTCGTGAATATCTACTCACTTCTGGCCTCGCATCAACTGAGTCATAAGAACTTCGAATAAGAGTGTATGTCCGTTTAATGTCCTTTCTCCATCGatctaatatgtatttttctgaCACTCTTTTCACTTTGTTAACTCTCATAATAGCCAATACATGTCGACACAATATGCCTCTCATTTCAAACAGTGCGCATGAACACTTTACATCACATTCAGCCTCATTGAAGTACACTGTTTGGGTCACCTCTTTGATGAAATCATCAACAgcaacttcatcttctacatgaTACGTTGCGATTACACCATCTTTTCGATGTAGACTTGGAAGAACACCAACCATCCCGATTATCTCTTTTtgaacttctctaaatttaGCATTTGTGTATATGTTCTGAAATATCTTTTCAAGAGGAGAGATCGAGACGACGGGAATTGTGACGTGGAATGAATGGAAGTCCGccccattttcattttcaatcttCTTTCTCAATGCATTATCAAATTGATCGacaaactcttttaagtttgtCCTTGAGTGTACGTAGCCATCAAAgaaagcattcatgctctcgcttcgTTGTGTTGTACTCATCCCAGCCCAAAAGATTTCTTTCAAGAATACTGGTACCCAGAACTCACGCTCATCATATAAACTATGCAACCAAGCATTTTCTTGCAAATTGTAAGTGGTAATTAACACATTCCAACTATTTTCAAATTCCACAATGGTTTGAGAGTCATACACACACTTCATCAAACTAGTTTTCAACCCAGTTTTGTATGCATGATGGGAACCAAGTTTCTCAGGTACTTTTTTAAGAATATGCCACAAACAATATATGTGTCTTGTATTGGGGAAGACAAGAGCAATTGCATTCTTCATAGCTCTATCTTGATCTGTGATAATGGCCTTTGGCGCTTCCCCATCCATACAGTTTAGCCAAGTCTGAAACAGCCATGCAAATGTTTCCGTATCCTCGTTAGAAATCAATCCTGCCCCCAGAAGGATTGACTgaccatggtggtttacaccaacaaacggTGCAAACGGCATTCCATACCTATTTGTCAGGTATGTGGTGTCAAATGTCACAACATCACCCCAATATTTATAGGCTGCCCTGCTCCGTGCATCTGCCCAGAAGACATTCTTCAACCTTCCATCATCATCGTGGTCGATGTCTGAAAAGAATCCATCATTTTTGTACTGCATCCTAGCAAAATACTGACGAAGGGCTTCAGCGCCACCTTTCCCAAGTCGAAGGTGGCGTGCCTTATCAATATAATTTCTGCAATCTTTCTCACTGAAAGGCAAGTTCTCAAACCCACCCGCTTCTTGCACAAGTGCTGCAAAACTCTTGTTTAGTCTAATGCCAGCTTGATCATTTGTATCTAATACTCTCTTAACAGACTCgctcacttctctattacaGCGAAAGAATCTGGACTTCTGTGGACTTACGCTGTGATTGTGGGAATTGTGAACACTCAACAACTTGAAAACTCCATCCATGAACGTAGCATTTATCTTTGCCTTACAGTCAGTCTTTGACGTCGGACGCGGCCTCGCAACATTTGTCGTACGGTTCCGTGCCTTCCCACCACGAGAACAACAAAGCGTGATATATCTGAGGCTCCCATCCTCAAACCTATGACTCCTTTGAGTCATTATCCCAAAACCGCATTGTTTCCCATAACCTTTATAATATGCCACTAACTCGTCTTGAGATTTGAAGACCATCCCCACTTTCGGCTCCTCAATGATATCGGCCCCCTCATTATGCACTGTATTTTCCCTCTCGGCCTCATTGTTATCTTCGGATTCAGAGGATGTAGAGAATATTTCAACCTCCCTCGAGTCAGGTGTGGGCTCTTGAATTTCTTCAACACGGCTGGAGCTTGCAGATGGAGTACCAATCAAAGAGGGGGGAGCTGATGACTGAAATTCTGGCATAAGGTTTTCCTACAGTTTATAACAATAAAAACcaatatttaaatcaatataaacatttttataaatacacaCCCTAGTTCgaaaaatatattaatcacCTGACAAGTCCATGACGATGGGTTGGCATTAGGACAAGGTAAGAAAGGTGGTAACAGAGCATGTGGCATTGGTGCATGGCCCCCATGCATATAACTTGAGAAATCTGGATAAACTGATATTGGTATGACCTAACATATAGatcaataatgaaaattaagtaAAGATGTAGTCATAAATATAGACATTAGtgtcaaattaatatttaaagtaCCTGGGTTGTTGGATTGATAGATGCATTTGTGGTAGGAGGTGTTgacaaatatgtaaaaaatggtCTCGGTATCACCTAAGATGTCAACAACCATGTCATTATAATGAGTAAAAAAACTGAAAGAGGTGAGAAACTCCTCATACCTGAGTTGATGGATTAATTGATGGATTAGTGGCAAGAGGCGTTATAGGAGATGCATGctctttccctttccctttctccatctaCATGATATTTACTTGTATTTTAGAACAAATCATAACTTTTaagaatgacaaaaaatatgtcaaaaaagcaactcaattaaattaaattactcacatgatatataacatcaaGAAAGAAAACGACTTTAATAAGTTAGAACCaatatttcagttttttttttttttccaactgaTTATTACAACTCGATTTAGGCCAAAAGCATCTGAACTATGCTACATTTAGAAACCATGGGCATTGGTTTTATCTTATATGGAATACCTAAGTATATATAATCACCAGTCTAGTATCTAGTAAAACAATGCTCATCACAATCCAATTTAACAAAACCATAGTGGTTGGAATACAACATCTCTCTAACCAGTACATTTTTTTGGACATGGGAGTGATCATTTTTCTTCATACTTAGGAATAGttgacaaaaatattaaaacaactaTTTCTTCATACTTATATTGTACTGTAACGAATTATTGACCAATCAAATTCtgaaccaaaaaaaattaaaaatagtggAAGAATCATCATTTGCCTAAAAATGATGATTACCCACAGAATTTTCCTTATTTAAATCACATTCAGAACATgtatttttgagaatatttcaTGGACATTAAAACTTCACgaaattttacatatatttatttcgGGCTAAGACAACTTAAGAGAGATATATTGTAGGAAACAAACACTACCTCAGAACCATTCGTTCATGAAGTCGGGTCCAACGTCCGGTTATATCTGTTAATGACTTTATCTAGTATAAACAAAAGCAAATGCATTCAATGGATTGCTggatacaaaaaaaatataaatctagaTATCCTTAAATACTTGATACACAAATATCTACTCACTTAGAAATCAGCAAACACTACCTGAGACCGTATGAAGCAGAGGATAATGTCGTGTGCAGAGGACTTGGTCGGTGTAGAGCAAACCGGCCAACAGGTAGAGGAAGAGATTTGGGGGagatgaagggaaaaaaaaaaaaaaacacagaaacaACCAGTTCTGCGTCAACGAGAATTCAAAACAACCTCCAAAATGCATTCGGCTTGCAGAAGAAGGAACCAGAAGTGAAAAGCAGAAAAGCAGTACGGTACGGGTATGTCTTTCTATTTCGATTtccctcaatttttttttttttttttttaatacaaaccgTCTGACAACGCCACCTCAGCGTTGGGTGCGCAATGGTTACGCACAATTGTTGTACGTAGCACTATTGTTATATAATGACTAAAAATTGTCTTAAAAATAATCAGTATGACAGTTTTTTAAtagcttaaggttttataaattttcttctaaaaagtttttttttgggACTCTTCTAAAAGGTTTTTAATTTCATGTAATtcaattgattaaaaaataataatggttacagacataaaaaaattatataaaataaattcataaattaatgtgactGTATagaatttgttaaatttattttataataaaaataattttataatatgacgtactacatcaaattatattaatttatgaatttacttttatgtaatctttttatagttaaagtaatttttttataaaattaatagaaatattaaatggctaaaaattgttaattttttttattaattttatttgaataatactacatataattataaaatatataaatactatataattattttgaataaaaaaatacgatctattattaaaaaatcaatatttttttcgtATCAATCTCGTGTTTActcatctttttaaaaatattacactaCCCTTACAAATTTTACGATTATagatattatttcttatatatttatatcccGTCCGACCATACATGTAGCCCTTCGGATAGGGACATATGGTCCAACGGGAATCTGCCACGCGCATCCATCCCCAATGCCTATATTATCCTCTTCCAAGTTTCTCTGTTGTTTTTCCACTCCCTCCAGAAACCATGTCCGCGTCcattccttccttctcttcttcttcccttgtGTGCCGAGCCCTCAAACCCCCAAAGCCCTCATCCCACTGCTTATCCTTCAAAACCCTAACGCTAACCTGTACATCACAAACAAAACCCAAGAAAGGAGCCACCACGAATGCCCCGAAACCCACCTCCAAACGCAATAGAAAGCCGTCATATGGTACCTCCAGAAGGTCAATTCTCAAGAAAACATTCAACCAGGAGCAAGTTATGTTCTCCGCTCCGGTCTCCAATGACCCGGTCGTGGCGATAATTGGCGGAGGGATGGCGGGTTTGATATGTGCCTTGAATTTGGAGAAGAGAGGGGTTCGGTCCACGGTTTTCGACACGGTCGGTCAGTTActctttgattttattttcattttccccTACTCGGGTTTTCTTGTGTTTTGACGTGCGCTTTGAATGGTTGGGAATGCATGCTGCGTTGTGCGTATTGGAGAGAATGGTTGGCTTTGTTTTGAGAATTCATGTGAAGATAGAAAATTTGAGAATGCGGGTTTTGGAGCTTTTTATGATTCCgaagtttttatatttaatgcacgCTGTCTCATCCTTGAGAAAGTGTAAGAAAAGAAATACTGAGAATAGAGTTTCagttatcaaattttaatttaccaTTTGGTAAACAAGAACGAACCCCGAGAAGAAATCATCGATTGATTGACCCTAATAAGACAAGGTAGCTTTGTTGACGAGAGTAAAAGCATCACACCCCAAATTTTGCCGTAAATAAACTATGAAAGCATCACACCCCAAATTCTGCCGTAAAGAAACTATGTTTTGTATGATATGGCCTCCTTTGTTTTGACCCATTGAATGGTCATTGTGGGTGCCTATGAGCTACACAACGGTAGGTAAACCTCTTCCTTGATTAAAAAATGTCCATTCCCTGGTATGGGTGAGAGTCAATTTCAGGTTTCTTGTTCAACGACATGAGACTTTACCTACTGAACTTGCTTTTCTCATTCTCAAAACAATATGTGGGTTCCTCTGCattgttcttgattcttttttgTCGCTAAcctttaaattttagtttatttagaCACTGGCTGGTCGCCAAACACTGAAATGATTATAGTTTGTAACTCACTTCAAACTAGCGAGCTTCCCTTTTGCAACAGGCAATTGTTCATCTTGtttgattgaggttaatactTTATATTGCGATCTTGCTTTCTTTATATATTGCTAATTTAGCCTAGCATCCCTAGATTGTTAATTCATGACTTTTTACTTCATCCCTTTCTTCCTGGGAGAGGAGTCATTAATTGATGTAGATCTCATTAATGCGTGCTTACAAACTATACTGGTGAATTATGTATATTTggatatattttaatactcaatcattttctttgaattcTACTTTGCTGttcctttttcaaattttattttagcgTATCACCTCTTTGCTTCATTAGATTCCCAGGCAGAGATAGGACAAGATGTTAAACTGTGGAATAAGATGAATACTGGGCATATTAGAGTGCCGTCTGTAGAAAATATCATAGAATGATATTTTTTGCCTTATGAATACTTTTCTACTTGTAACCCATCATGGTGCAGCTTAGTGGTCAAAGGGTGGGCATGAGATGAGTTGTAGACTCAGACGTCTTGGTTTCAATTCCACACTTGGAGTTCCTCTGGATAATTGGATTACTTGATACATGGTTTTGCTGCGTTGAATGAGCttgccattaaaaaaaaaacttccctACTTGTGGTTTCATTGAAAGATTTGGAAGGACATGATCCTAGAACTACACTATAGCTGATTATGCAAAGGATACATGTACTTGATGCCCTTTCCAAGAAGAGTTCCAAGTCCTTATGATCTCAAATGAAGATTCAATGTAGATTCTACATCTTGGAATCAATAAACTTTTGGGATAGCTTTTGTGGTAATGAAACCTGCCAGA comes from the Carya illinoinensis cultivar Pawnee chromosome 8, C.illinoinensisPawnee_v1, whole genome shotgun sequence genome and includes:
- the LOC122318919 gene encoding uncharacterized protein LOC122318919, whose translation is MSTANSSSSLGNRTLVNNPICTCGQPASLRTSTTMTNPGRSFFGCPKYNKQGLPHCNYFKWADISEEIEIERMKIEILRLRNEQELRRREEEILKRELEVHNDRLDIQKQRADIRHERTLLRSYCVILILIVMYFVRP
- the LOC122274520 gene encoding protein FAR1-RELATED SEQUENCE 5-like, with protein sequence MEKGKGKEHASPITPLATNPSINPSTQVIPRPFFTYLSTPPTTNASINPTTQVIPISVYPDFSSYMHGGHAPMPHALLPPFLPCPNANPSSWTCQENLMPEFQSSAPPSLIGTPSASSSRVEEIQEPTPDSREVEIFSTSSESEDNNEAERENTVHNEGADIIEEPKVGMVFKSQDELVAYYKGYGKQCGFGIMTQRSHRFEDGSLRYITLCCSRGGKARNRTTNVARPRPTSKTDCKAKINATFMDGVFKLLSVHNSHNHSVSPQKSRFFRCNREVSESVKRVLDTNDQAGIRLNKSFAALVQEAGGFENLPFSEKDCRNYIDKARHLRLGKGGAEALRQYFARMQYKNDGFFSDIDHDDDGRLKNVFWADARSRAAYKYWGDVVTFDTTYLTNRYGMPFAPFVGVNHHGQSILLGAGLISNEDTETFAWLFQTWLNCMDGEAPKAIITDQDRAMKNAIALVFPNTRHIYCLWHILKKVPEKLGSHHAYKTGLKTSLMKCVYDSQTIVEFENSWNVLITTYNLQENAWLHSLYDEREFWVPVFLKEIFWAGMSTTQRSESMNAFFDGYVHSRTNLKEFVDQFDNALRKKIENENGADFHSFHVTIPVVSISPLEKIFQNIYTNAKFREVQKEIIGMVGVLPSLHRKDGVIATYHVEDEVAVDDFIKEVTQTVYFNEAECDVKCSCALFEMRGILCRHVLAIMRVNKVKRVSEKYILDRWRKDIKRTYTLIRSSYDSVDARPEVSRYSRIMKVCYKVATNAASSDKNAEDMIHKLHEMNLGYLTNKLPLQTSSNVAVTPVNTTIEGSSKKVLSPRQVRGKGRPPFLRKKSMIERVRPTTKKATQQRKRKQPHGAETCRNLFGHVDIGTEETIHIQQPQNTTEVLEYGGTQFGFAMSDTQESVHIGVDIHQLEPLSGTQTWL